The Opitutaceae bacterium genome has a window encoding:
- a CDS encoding TolC family protein, with product MQTIIRHTVITLLAVATLATAAGAQGEVWTLDRAVAFALEQSPDSRIAGHRIRSAEAMVRQANSGYYPQVGLEASYMQTNTPMMAFGAILNQGVFSPAIDFNNPGQVDNLNVTGRVGYNLYSGGQRAAGKTAAEAGLKASEYDNQSTRDQLAFEVVNAYFNIIKAREVVASTQSAVAAFEENLKVARLKFEAGTFLKTEVLNLEVQLAQTRENLLAFQHQRDLAERVFLNLLGLQSNQGVTLAADDPSTRRLVPPVAVDPEMRSDLRAMQARTEAAEAQVRMVKGERMPTVNAFGTYQLDHGWRLDGTGDSWMAGVAVNLNVFDGARTRGKIEEAEAQFNEAREGLRKMTLGVSLQVEQARLALSQARQRLDVTAKVIEQAEESAVLSRARFEQGVILSSDLINIETRLTEARMRRAIAVADERVAVAQLRRAYGLEQFSNSSTK from the coding sequence ATGCAAACGATCATTCGACACACCGTCATCACTCTCCTCGCAGTGGCCACCCTAGCCACAGCGGCAGGAGCCCAGGGCGAGGTCTGGACACTGGATAGAGCCGTGGCTTTTGCTCTGGAGCAAAGCCCGGACAGCAGGATCGCGGGTCACCGCATCCGCTCGGCCGAGGCCATGGTCCGCCAGGCCAACTCCGGTTACTACCCACAGGTGGGATTGGAGGCATCGTATATGCAGACGAACACGCCGATGATGGCTTTCGGAGCCATTCTCAACCAGGGTGTCTTCAGTCCCGCAATCGATTTCAACAATCCCGGACAGGTCGACAATCTCAACGTGACCGGCCGGGTCGGCTACAACCTCTACAGCGGGGGCCAACGCGCCGCGGGAAAGACCGCCGCAGAGGCGGGACTGAAAGCCTCCGAGTATGACAATCAGTCGACTCGCGACCAACTCGCCTTTGAAGTGGTCAACGCCTATTTCAACATCATCAAGGCCCGCGAGGTGGTGGCGTCAACCCAGAGCGCGGTCGCGGCTTTCGAAGAGAATCTGAAAGTGGCCCGCCTCAAGTTCGAAGCCGGCACTTTTCTCAAGACGGAAGTCCTCAATCTGGAAGTCCAGCTTGCCCAGACCCGGGAAAACCTGCTCGCCTTCCAGCACCAGCGCGATCTGGCCGAACGCGTTTTCCTCAACCTCCTCGGCCTTCAGTCCAACCAAGGGGTGACCCTCGCCGCGGACGATCCCTCGACCAGGCGCCTGGTGCCCCCGGTCGCGGTCGATCCGGAAATGCGCTCCGACCTTCGGGCCATGCAGGCGCGAACCGAGGCGGCCGAAGCCCAGGTCCGCATGGTCAAGGGCGAAAGGATGCCGACCGTCAACGCCTTCGGCACCTACCAGCTCGACCACGGCTGGCGCCTGGACGGAACCGGCGATTCCTGGATGGCGGGAGTCGCCGTCAACCTCAACGTCTTCGACGGGGCCAGGACCCGCGGCAAGATCGAAGAAGCTGAAGCCCAGTTCAATGAAGCCCGGGAAGGCCTGCGCAAGATGACCCTCGGAGTAAGCCTGCAGGTTGAGCAGGCCCGACTCGCCCTCTCCCAGGCCCGCCAGCGCCTCGACGTCACCGCCAAGGTGATCGAACAGGCCGAGGAAAGTGCCGTGCTCAGCCGGGCCCGGTTTGAACAGGGCGTCATCCTTTCGTCGGATCTCATCAATATCGAAACCCGCCTGACCGAGGCCCGCATGCGCCGGGCCATCGCCGTGGCGGACGAACGCGTCGCAGTCGCCCAGCTGCGCCGCGCTTACGGACTCGAGCAATTCTCCAATTCTTCCACCAAATGA
- a CDS encoding Na/Pi symporter, whose protein sequence is MTWIGVFNLVGGLVLFLLGLRLMTEGLRQAAGDRIRLWLERSTRNALSAVGLGTGLGFVAHSSAATVMTVGFLNAGLLTLAAAFPLMMGANLGTTFSMQLISFKLADYALVAVASGGLVYLVRRPGVARAAGQAVLGFGLIFLGMKLMGDSVTPYREALAPVLAKIDGTTALGMLGGIALATLVTAAVQSSGAVIGTVFVLIGVGAITRIESAVPIVLGAHIGTCITALLATLGAGIEARRGAYANFGFNVGTSFLAAAVSGYLILAVEATSADLVRQTANFHTLVMLLGIAVHLPLRQPMLSLLRRMTPSSGPERPGSYLDQRLLKTPEDALAATMLELGRATSIVLESLQAVEVMSLGSSRTQRQRVRLNEAAIDEIKISLQAYLQQLSRDYLSQRQALMVQALNRAMVELERIGDHLESLHRLGDRRERDLPDGFDADTRSKQSQLFAMVRSMLVDLAATFNPDLSSYDEVSWRVLEKRRDFMRLSAPIRGSVNERVVHHELPPMVGLLFSEFSAGMERIGRHCAVIAGEMRQPFFRLKPSKRGLPVRHKEPKPTTEESEVD, encoded by the coding sequence ATGACGTGGATTGGGGTCTTCAATCTGGTCGGTGGGCTCGTCCTGTTTCTGCTCGGGCTGCGTCTGATGACCGAAGGTCTTCGGCAGGCGGCCGGAGACCGGATACGGTTATGGCTTGAGCGATCCACCCGCAACGCCCTGTCCGCGGTCGGGTTGGGGACCGGATTGGGGTTTGTCGCACACAGCAGTGCGGCCACCGTGATGACGGTCGGTTTCTTGAATGCCGGGCTCCTCACCCTGGCCGCGGCGTTCCCCCTCATGATGGGGGCGAACCTCGGGACGACGTTCTCGATGCAGTTGATCTCGTTCAAACTGGCCGACTATGCCCTGGTCGCGGTGGCCAGTGGTGGGCTCGTCTACCTCGTTCGCCGGCCCGGAGTGGCCCGTGCAGCCGGACAGGCCGTGCTGGGATTCGGGCTGATATTCCTGGGCATGAAGTTGATGGGAGACTCGGTGACCCCCTACCGGGAGGCGCTGGCCCCGGTCCTCGCGAAGATCGACGGGACGACTGCCCTTGGCATGCTCGGGGGGATCGCCCTGGCCACCCTGGTGACGGCGGCCGTGCAGAGTTCCGGGGCGGTCATCGGGACGGTCTTTGTCCTGATCGGGGTGGGGGCCATCACGCGGATCGAATCGGCGGTTCCGATCGTCCTTGGTGCGCATATCGGAACCTGCATCACGGCTCTGCTCGCGACTCTGGGCGCGGGGATCGAGGCTCGTCGGGGAGCCTATGCCAACTTCGGATTCAACGTGGGGACCTCGTTTCTGGCCGCCGCGGTCTCCGGATATCTGATACTTGCAGTGGAGGCGACCTCCGCGGATCTCGTCCGGCAGACGGCAAATTTCCATACCCTCGTCATGTTGCTGGGTATTGCCGTCCATCTGCCGCTGCGCCAGCCCATGCTCAGCCTGCTCCGCCGGATGACGCCCTCGTCCGGGCCCGAGCGTCCCGGGAGTTACCTTGATCAGCGGCTCCTCAAAACCCCGGAGGACGCATTGGCGGCGACTATGCTCGAATTGGGACGGGCGACCTCGATCGTCCTGGAGAGCCTGCAGGCTGTTGAAGTGATGTCCCTGGGCTCGAGTCGGACCCAACGACAGCGGGTCAGGCTCAATGAAGCCGCCATCGATGAAATCAAGATTTCGCTCCAGGCCTACCTGCAGCAACTCAGCCGGGATTACCTTTCTCAGCGCCAGGCTTTGATGGTGCAGGCGCTGAATCGTGCGATGGTGGAACTCGAACGGATCGGCGACCATCTCGAAAGCCTTCATCGGCTCGGTGATCGGCGGGAACGGGATCTTCCCGACGGTTTTGACGCCGACACCCGATCCAAGCAATCGCAGCTCTTCGCGATGGTGCGCTCGATGCTGGTCGATCTTGCCGCGACCTTCAATCCGGACCTCTCCAGCTACGATGAGGTTTCCTGGCGGGTGCTTGAGAAACGCAGGGATTTCATGCGCCTTTCCGCTCCGATCAGAGGGTCGGTCAATGAGCGGGTGGTGCATCATGAGCTTCCCCCCATGGTCGGCCTGCTCTTTTCAGAGTTTTCGGCCGGAATGGAGCGGATCGGCCGCCATTGCGCGGTCATCGCCGGAGAGATGCGCCAACCGTTTTTCAGGCTGAAACCTTCCAAGCGGGGGCTTCCGGTCCGGCATAAGGAGCCGAAACCAACAACGGAAGAATCCGAAGTCGACTGA
- a CDS encoding efflux RND transporter permease subunit, protein MKSDPNPSPAHHGFAGRMAAVFVDSKLTPIAIIASVLLGAMAVLLLPREEEPQIKVPMIDVMVAMPGATAAEVENRVTRPMEKLLWEMAGVEYLYSTAMPGASLTIVRFKVGEDLETSLVKLNQKLQTNFDRIPHGVSMPLIKPRTIDDVPILALTFHSKTYDHFMLRRIAVQVDDAIKGIQEVAETTVIGGARRQVRVQLDPLRLASRNLSPGGIIPVLQQANAQTFAGRQSYANNEILLQTGSYLTDAHDVGSVVVGVTQGKPVYLRDVATITDGPEELSQYVLFGKGAAGTEEAAVTLSVAKRPGANAVDVVTQVMEKVESLRPQFIPDEIEITVTRDYGNTASEKSNELLLHMAIAIFGVALLILAFLGWRESIVVVLAIPTTLALTLLVFYLYGYTLNRITLFALIFSIGILVDDAIVVVENIVRHLGLAASRGKSVREIAVEAVDEVGNPTILATWAVIAAVLPMAFVGGMMGPYMRPIPLGSSAAMIFSLLIAFSVTPWAALKMLKGHTPPEACEMPEFVEAIDDCDHAPDNLFTRTYHRFMDPLLRNTVLRWSFLAAVAFLLVGSMALVGIGGVKVKMLPFDNKSEFQVILNMPEGTTTEQTAHVAGLMADSLRKEPEVRDYQIYVGTASPFNFNGLVRHYFMRSGANVADIQVNFHPKHERDAKSHDLAKRIRPALAAIAREHGGAVAVAEVPPGPPVLQTLVAEIYGPDTASREELAERVRGIFEGTEGVVDVDTYIEDQQSKIILLIDKEKAALHGISEATITRTVQIALHGASVDLLHDVQAREDVNIVFELPRSLRARTQDLLALQVRSEMMPGAPLVQLGELVRIEETLSERNIYHKNLMPVTYVTADVAGAIESPVYAILAMNRELKKLNASDFGGSDGPVRIYNASMPFSDLEPSMKWDGEWQVTIEVFRDLGLAFAAVLILIYMLMVGWFKNYATPIIVMTVIPFSLIGILPAHWAMGAFFTATSMIGFMAGAGIVVRNSIILVDFIELRMSHGLPLEQAVVESGAVRFRPMMLTALAVAIGALVILADPIFQGLAISLLFGAIASLVISPLAVPLLYYMTHRKKAEAAIEG, encoded by the coding sequence ATGAAATCGGATCCCAATCCCTCTCCCGCGCACCACGGATTCGCAGGCCGGATGGCCGCCGTCTTTGTCGATTCGAAGCTCACACCGATCGCGATCATCGCCTCGGTCCTCCTCGGGGCGATGGCCGTCCTCCTGCTCCCCCGTGAGGAAGAACCCCAGATCAAGGTGCCCATGATCGACGTCATGGTGGCCATGCCCGGCGCCACCGCCGCCGAGGTCGAAAACCGGGTGACCCGCCCGATGGAGAAACTCCTCTGGGAAATGGCCGGGGTCGAGTACCTCTACTCCACCGCCATGCCCGGTGCCAGCCTGACCATCGTTCGCTTCAAGGTCGGTGAGGACCTTGAGACCAGTCTGGTCAAGTTGAACCAGAAGCTTCAGACCAACTTCGACCGGATTCCGCACGGGGTCAGCATGCCGCTGATCAAGCCCCGGACAATCGACGACGTTCCCATCCTCGCCCTGACCTTCCACAGCAAGACCTACGACCATTTCATGCTTCGACGGATCGCCGTCCAGGTCGACGATGCGATCAAAGGAATCCAGGAAGTGGCCGAGACCACCGTGATCGGCGGGGCCCGCCGCCAGGTCCGGGTCCAGCTTGACCCCCTCCGGCTCGCCTCCCGCAATCTCTCGCCGGGCGGCATCATTCCCGTTCTCCAACAGGCCAACGCCCAGACATTTGCCGGCCGGCAATCCTACGCCAATAATGAGATCCTCCTCCAGACCGGGTCATACCTGACCGATGCCCACGATGTCGGATCGGTCGTGGTCGGGGTGACCCAGGGCAAGCCGGTCTATCTGCGGGATGTCGCCACCATCACGGACGGACCCGAGGAACTCTCGCAATATGTCCTGTTCGGGAAAGGTGCGGCCGGCACCGAGGAGGCCGCCGTCACCTTGAGTGTGGCCAAGCGACCCGGTGCCAACGCCGTCGATGTGGTCACCCAGGTCATGGAGAAGGTGGAAAGCCTGCGTCCGCAGTTCATCCCGGATGAGATTGAGATCACCGTGACCCGCGATTACGGCAACACCGCCAGCGAGAAGTCCAACGAGCTCCTCCTCCACATGGCCATCGCCATCTTCGGCGTGGCCCTGCTCATTCTCGCCTTTCTCGGCTGGCGTGAGTCGATCGTCGTGGTCCTCGCCATCCCGACCACCCTCGCCCTCACCCTCCTTGTGTTTTACCTTTATGGATACACGCTGAACCGGATCACCCTCTTCGCCCTCATCTTTTCCATCGGTATCCTGGTCGACGACGCCATCGTGGTGGTCGAGAATATCGTCCGCCACCTCGGTCTTGCGGCCAGCCGAGGCAAGTCCGTCCGCGAAATCGCGGTCGAGGCGGTCGACGAGGTCGGCAACCCAACCATCCTGGCCACCTGGGCGGTCATCGCGGCCGTCCTCCCGATGGCCTTCGTCGGCGGCATGATGGGTCCCTACATGCGCCCGATCCCTCTGGGTTCGAGCGCCGCCATGATCTTCTCCCTGCTCATCGCTTTCTCCGTAACCCCCTGGGCCGCCCTCAAGATGCTCAAGGGCCACACGCCGCCGGAGGCCTGCGAAATGCCGGAATTCGTCGAGGCGATCGACGATTGCGACCACGCTCCCGACAATCTCTTCACCCGGACCTACCATCGCTTCATGGATCCCCTCCTGCGCAACACCGTCCTGCGCTGGAGCTTTCTCGCCGCGGTTGCGTTCCTCCTGGTCGGCTCGATGGCCCTGGTCGGCATCGGCGGGGTCAAGGTCAAGATGCTGCCCTTCGACAACAAGTCGGAGTTCCAGGTCATCCTCAACATGCCGGAGGGCACCACCACCGAACAGACCGCCCACGTGGCCGGCCTGATGGCCGACTCCCTCCGGAAGGAGCCGGAGGTCCGCGACTACCAGATCTATGTCGGGACCGCTTCTCCCTTCAACTTTAACGGTCTCGTCCGCCATTACTTCATGCGCAGCGGGGCCAACGTGGCCGATATCCAGGTCAATTTCCATCCGAAGCACGAACGTGATGCCAAGAGCCATGACCTCGCCAAGCGGATACGCCCGGCCCTGGCCGCCATCGCCAGGGAACACGGCGGTGCCGTCGCGGTGGCCGAGGTGCCTCCGGGACCTCCCGTCCTTCAGACCTTGGTGGCCGAAATCTATGGTCCGGACACCGCGTCCCGGGAAGAACTGGCGGAGCGGGTCCGCGGGATCTTCGAAGGCACCGAGGGTGTCGTCGATGTCGACACCTACATCGAGGATCAGCAGAGCAAGATCATCCTCCTTATCGACAAGGAAAAGGCGGCTCTCCACGGCATCTCCGAGGCCACCATCACCCGGACTGTCCAGATCGCCCTGCACGGCGCGTCGGTCGACCTCCTCCACGACGTGCAGGCCCGAGAGGACGTCAATATCGTCTTTGAGCTTCCGCGGTCGCTCCGCGCCCGCACCCAGGACCTTCTCGCCCTTCAGGTCCGCTCCGAGATGATGCCCGGCGCACCCCTCGTCCAATTGGGCGAACTGGTCCGGATCGAGGAGACCCTGAGCGAGCGGAACATCTATCACAAGAACCTCATGCCGGTCACCTACGTCACCGCCGATGTGGCCGGAGCGATTGAGAGTCCGGTCTACGCCATCCTGGCGATGAACCGGGAGTTGAAGAAGCTGAATGCCTCCGATTTCGGAGGCAGCGACGGCCCGGTCCGCATCTACAACGCCTCCATGCCGTTCTCCGATCTGGAACCTTCCATGAAATGGGACGGTGAATGGCAGGTCACCATCGAGGTCTTCCGGGATCTCGGACTCGCCTTCGCCGCCGTCCTCATCCTGATCTACATGCTCATGGTCGGCTGGTTCAAGAACTACGCCACGCCCATCATTGTCATGACGGTCATCCCCTTCTCCCTCATCGGCATTCTGCCGGCGCACTGGGCTATGGGCGCCTTTTTCACCGCCACCTCCATGATCGGTTTCATGGCCGGCGCCGGGATCGTGGTGCGAAACTCCATCATCCTCGTCGATTTCATCGAGCTGCGGATGAGCCACGGCCTCCCGCTCGAGCAGGCTGTGGTCGAATCGGGTGCCGTCCGCTTCCGGCCCATGATGCTGACCGCCCTCGCCGTCGCCATCGGCGCCCTGGTCATCCTCGCCGATCCCATCTTCCAGGGACTGGCCATCTCACTGCTCTTCGGCGCCATCGCTTCCCTCGTCATCAGTCCACTGGCCGTGCCGCTGCTCTATTACATGACCCACCGCAAAAAGGCGGAGGCCGCGATTGAGGGATGA
- a CDS encoding ASKHA domain-containing protein, with protein MHQITIEETTGLATWLRGQNIPLKMSCGGHGSCKTCRVILDGNPVLACQTEVAAGSYDLTVPESAASSGSIQIDLGTIDEVLPCRHPRWTTFGLEVPRAEDHPQRSNRQRLESVLPAGLRLDPFFFRGLGSGEMEGHLEVGCFDGRICYPLKEGGRRPFAIAVDLGTTTLAAALIDLTERRIVASLGRLNGQYAYAEDLVARIAFCRSRELIGEMQDLVLGKTMIPLIRELLKGSGVSGEEVLTTVVSGNAPMIHLLLGEDPTGMGGWPFNGVDFAPPPRPATAYRLPGGQLEFTPSQSAYLGGDIISGLLLTDFESAEEGTLFIDLGTNAEMALKANGRLYCTAVPAGPSFEGGGFPCGISAIPGAIDEVSDRDGELTFTTIGGQPAVGICGSGIISYVASAYRAGLLRKKGRYAKRDPRVEVVELLGEQEKVVRLTDEIYVSETDISNFLQAKAAVFAGLFTLCRMAGLDVFELRKICIAGNFGRRIRIHDIMDIGIIPPLPVDRVEVVGNTSLKGAVHTAIDATAQDRMAALVSRLSFVELNAQPTFQDDFINALFIPHLKMEWGGGR; from the coding sequence ATGCACCAGATCACGATCGAGGAAACGACCGGGCTGGCCACCTGGCTGCGCGGACAGAATATCCCGCTGAAGATGTCCTGCGGCGGGCACGGGTCCTGCAAGACCTGCCGGGTCATCCTCGACGGAAATCCCGTCCTGGCCTGCCAGACCGAGGTGGCGGCGGGATCCTACGATCTGACCGTGCCGGAGTCGGCCGCCTCGAGCGGGAGCATCCAGATCGACCTCGGAACAATCGATGAAGTGCTGCCCTGTCGCCATCCGCGCTGGACGACCTTCGGACTCGAGGTTCCGCGGGCCGAGGATCATCCCCAGCGTTCCAATCGGCAGCGGCTGGAGTCAGTCCTGCCGGCGGGCTTGCGCCTCGATCCGTTCTTTTTCCGGGGGCTGGGCAGCGGCGAAATGGAGGGTCACCTTGAGGTCGGTTGCTTCGACGGACGGATCTGCTATCCCCTGAAGGAAGGTGGTCGCCGGCCGTTCGCCATCGCAGTTGATCTGGGCACAACCACCCTGGCGGCGGCCCTGATTGACCTGACGGAACGGCGGATCGTGGCGAGTCTGGGGCGCCTCAACGGCCAATATGCGTATGCCGAGGATCTGGTGGCACGGATCGCCTTCTGTCGGAGCCGGGAATTGATCGGGGAAATGCAGGACCTGGTTCTTGGAAAGACCATGATTCCCTTGATCCGGGAGCTCCTAAAGGGTTCCGGCGTCTCCGGTGAAGAGGTTCTGACCACCGTGGTCTCGGGCAATGCCCCGATGATTCATCTCCTGCTCGGAGAGGATCCGACCGGGATGGGGGGCTGGCCGTTCAACGGAGTTGATTTCGCGCCGCCGCCGCGGCCGGCGACGGCCTATCGGCTGCCCGGCGGTCAGCTCGAGTTCACGCCTTCCCAGAGTGCTTATCTGGGCGGCGACATCATCAGCGGCCTTCTGTTGACCGACTTTGAGTCGGCTGAGGAAGGAACCCTGTTCATCGACCTCGGAACCAACGCCGAAATGGCGCTGAAGGCCAATGGCCGGCTCTACTGCACGGCGGTTCCGGCCGGGCCGTCCTTTGAAGGCGGGGGCTTTCCCTGCGGGATCAGCGCGATCCCCGGAGCGATTGACGAGGTCAGCGACCGGGACGGGGAACTGACCTTCACCACGATCGGCGGTCAACCGGCGGTCGGCATCTGCGGCTCGGGCATCATTTCCTACGTCGCCTCCGCCTATCGAGCCGGGCTTCTTCGCAAGAAAGGGCGCTACGCGAAACGGGATCCGAGAGTCGAGGTGGTCGAGCTGCTCGGGGAGCAGGAAAAGGTGGTCCGGCTGACGGACGAGATCTATGTCTCCGAAACCGACATCAGCAATTTCCTCCAAGCCAAGGCGGCCGTTTTTGCCGGGCTCTTCACGCTCTGCCGGATGGCCGGGCTCGATGTCTTCGAGTTGAGGAAGATCTGCATCGCCGGGAATTTCGGAAGGCGTATCCGAATTCACGATATTATGGACATCGGAATCATCCCACCCCTTCCGGTCGACCGGGTCGAGGTGGTGGGAAACACTTCGCTCAAGGGCGCGGTCCACACCGCGATCGATGCGACCGCCCAGGACCGGATGGCGGCCCTGGTTTCGCGTCTCAGTTTCGTGGAGCTCAATGCCCAGCCGACCTTTCAGGACGACTTCATCAACGCCCTCTTCATCCCGCACCTGAAGATGGAGTGGGGCGGCGGCCGCTAG
- a CDS encoding efflux RND transporter periplasmic adaptor subunit: MKRTILTSSAVVFIFAASACHRPAHESDALPDLPTIQVNTTTVEIQTVRGREEIPGTIRPVDRAMIAAKVIGTIDSLPVSLGQRVSRGDLLVSILAGEISAKVLQAQAQLDQASRDLARERELLTKGASTSETVSGLENRVRIMQAAVSEAETMLSYTRINAPFDGVITRKLVNEGDLASPGLPLVEIENPDRLQVEIDIPEMLAQTVVVGTEVEVVMPGGEWTGLARIKELAPAADPVSRTFHAKVTVPANTPVRSGQFARVRLPGRQIEAILVPTSAVSYFGQIERVYVVEGNRADLRIVKSGASYGDRVEILSGLGNGDIIVVNPPAGLVDGQPLEIL, from the coding sequence ATGAAACGCACCATCCTGACTTCCTCCGCCGTCGTCTTCATCTTCGCGGCCTCCGCCTGCCACCGTCCGGCTCACGAGTCGGACGCCCTACCCGACCTGCCCACCATCCAGGTCAACACCACCACGGTTGAGATCCAGACGGTGCGCGGCCGTGAGGAGATACCCGGAACCATCCGTCCGGTCGACCGGGCGATGATTGCCGCCAAGGTCATCGGGACCATCGACAGCCTCCCGGTCTCCCTCGGTCAGCGCGTCTCCCGGGGTGACCTCCTCGTCAGCATCCTGGCCGGGGAAATCTCCGCCAAGGTCCTCCAGGCCCAGGCACAACTTGATCAGGCCAGTCGCGACCTCGCCCGCGAACGCGAACTTCTGACCAAGGGCGCCAGCACCTCCGAAACGGTCAGCGGGCTCGAAAACCGCGTTCGCATCATGCAGGCTGCAGTCAGCGAAGCCGAGACCATGCTCAGCTATACCCGGATCAATGCGCCCTTTGACGGCGTCATCACCCGCAAACTGGTCAATGAAGGCGACCTCGCCAGCCCCGGACTGCCCCTCGTCGAAATCGAGAATCCCGACCGTCTCCAAGTCGAGATCGACATCCCGGAGATGCTTGCCCAGACGGTCGTGGTCGGCACTGAAGTCGAAGTGGTCATGCCGGGTGGTGAATGGACCGGCCTCGCCCGGATCAAGGAATTGGCTCCGGCCGCCGACCCGGTTTCCCGAACCTTCCATGCCAAGGTGACCGTCCCGGCCAACACCCCGGTGCGTTCCGGCCAGTTTGCCCGGGTCCGGCTTCCGGGCCGCCAGATCGAAGCCATCCTCGTCCCGACATCCGCTGTTTCCTATTTCGGCCAGATTGAGCGCGTCTACGTGGTCGAAGGGAATCGCGCCGACCTGCGCATCGTCAAGTCCGGTGCCTCCTACGGCGACCGGGTGGAGATCCTCTCCGGCCTGGGCAACGGGGACATCATTGTCGTCAATCCTCCCGCCGGACTCGTCGACGGACAACCCTTGGAAATCCTTTGA
- a CDS encoding acetylxylan esterase, whose translation MPLIDKPLPELKTYLGRNPRPADFDDYWERALAELDATDPEMELRPSDFQVPGAECFHLFFNGVGGARIHAKYLRPTGRVEPHPAVLQFHGYTHHSGDWSDKLNYVSLGYSVAALDCRGQGGWSEDPGGVKGNTHNGHIIRGLDDCPDKLLFRQIYLDTAMLARVVMNLPEVDETRVGATGGSQGGGLTLACVSLEPRIKRAAPVFPFLCDYQRVWEMDLAKAAYAELKTFFRHFDPRHEREEEIFTRLGYIDCQHLAPRIRSEILFATGLMDEICPASTQFAAYNRITSKKNMIIYPDFGHEGLPDMNDSIFDFMVGL comes from the coding sequence ATGCCACTGATTGACAAACCACTCCCCGAATTGAAGACCTATCTCGGCCGCAATCCCAGGCCGGCCGATTTTGATGATTATTGGGAGAGGGCGTTGGCCGAGCTCGATGCCACCGACCCGGAAATGGAGTTGCGCCCATCTGATTTCCAGGTGCCCGGGGCCGAGTGTTTCCACCTTTTCTTCAACGGGGTGGGCGGTGCCCGCATCCACGCCAAGTACCTGCGCCCGACCGGCCGGGTCGAGCCGCATCCAGCCGTGCTCCAGTTTCATGGCTACACCCACCACAGCGGGGATTGGTCGGACAAGCTGAACTACGTCAGTCTCGGCTACTCGGTGGCCGCGCTCGACTGCCGCGGACAGGGCGGCTGGTCGGAAGATCCCGGAGGGGTCAAGGGCAACACCCACAACGGCCATATCATCCGCGGACTCGACGATTGCCCGGACAAGCTGCTTTTTCGTCAGATCTATCTGGATACGGCCATGCTTGCCCGGGTGGTCATGAACCTGCCCGAAGTCGACGAGACCCGGGTCGGCGCGACCGGTGGATCGCAGGGCGGCGGACTGACTTTGGCCTGCGTCTCGCTTGAGCCCCGGATCAAGCGGGCGGCCCCGGTCTTTCCCTTTCTCTGCGATTACCAGCGGGTCTGGGAGATGGACCTGGCCAAGGCGGCCTATGCGGAGCTGAAGACCTTCTTCCGGCACTTTGATCCCCGGCACGAGCGGGAGGAGGAGATTTTCACCCGCCTCGGCTACATCGACTGCCAACACCTTGCCCCGCGAATCAGATCGGAAATCCTTTTCGCCACCGGCCTGATGGATGAAATCTGCCCGGCATCGACCCAGTTCGCCGCCTACAACCGGATCACCTCGAAGAAGAACATGATCATCTACCCGGATTTCGGCCACGAAGGCCTCCCGGACATGAACGACTCGATCTTCGACTTCATGGTCGGATTGTGA
- a CDS encoding DUF2892 domain-containing protein: MTIENAIRILAGTFVLISITLASLVHPWWLALAAFVGLNLIQSAFTGFCPAALILRRLGVGNNPPLA; the protein is encoded by the coding sequence ATGACCATCGAAAACGCCATCCGGATCCTTGCCGGAACCTTCGTCCTGATCAGCATCACGCTGGCCAGCCTCGTCCACCCCTGGTGGCTGGCTCTCGCCGCCTTTGTCGGGCTCAACCTCATCCAGTCCGCCTTCACCGGTTTCTGCCCGGCGGCCCTGATTCTGCGCAGACTCGGGGTCGGCAACAACCCGCCACTGGCGTGA
- a CDS encoding metalloregulator ArsR/SmtB family transcription factor: MSKQSFNRESSSPFSPQAIGRPATMPPDAFLQLVADRFKLLSEPMRLRLIHALIEGEATVSSLVERIGATQANVSRHLQTLAQAGILGRRKEGLHVYYRIEDPSILELCEHVCGGLRRQSQARAQLFT; the protein is encoded by the coding sequence ATGAGTAAGCAATCATTTAATAGAGAATCGTCAAGCCCTTTTTCACCCCAGGCGATCGGTCGTCCGGCCACCATGCCGCCCGATGCGTTTCTCCAGCTGGTGGCGGACCGGTTCAAGCTCCTCAGTGAACCGATGCGGCTGCGTCTGATCCATGCCCTGATTGAAGGAGAAGCCACGGTTTCCAGCCTTGTCGAGCGGATTGGAGCCACCCAGGCCAATGTCTCGCGGCACCTTCAGACCCTGGCCCAGGCGGGAATTCTCGGTCGTCGCAAGGAAGGATTGCATGTCTACTATCGAATTGAGGATCCGTCCATCCTGGAATTGTGTGAACATGTGTGCGGCGGGCTTCGGCGGCAAAGCCAGGCCCGGGCCCAGTTGTTCACATGA
- a CDS encoding DUF6132 family protein, which yields MNTVPPILIGAVIGGLIGYFGRCRTGACLLTSRWWAGALYGALLGYLLAAR from the coding sequence GTGAACACTGTTCCACCCATCCTTATCGGCGCCGTCATTGGCGGCCTCATCGGTTACTTCGGCCGATGCCGCACCGGTGCCTGCCTGCTGACCAGCAGGTGGTGGGCGGGAGCCCTCTACGGAGCGCTCCTCGGCTATCTCCTGGCCGCGCGCTGA